From the Pontiella agarivorans genome, one window contains:
- a CDS encoding sulfatase family protein: protein MMKIWISTFAFLCATWVSAEMPNVVLVMADDIGLGDLSFYQRAAGHKKPTVETPNIDRLISEGMRFTDAHSPASLCAPTRFSMLTGNYSYRNHKPFGVWKPEEKSGIDEGGFTTIARLAKAGGYRTAFFGKWGLGSSWLGYPIDWKKESGGALHFGFEYALELPEGVQNIPFAFYENQTWMKLADDSVIMEIDADQTHYSTSKKHLDRGGIADSNWDPTQAGPILAAKAVEYIASQAKDPFFIYYCSQAVHIPHAPPEEIDGIKIKGTTPGKHGDMIKELDVQVGMLVRALKASGVYSNTLFIFTSDNGGLSWDKEMKAAGHDTSNGLTGSKGSIMEGGHRIPFIAVWPGKIKAGSVSDEPMVSHDMVATVATLAGQRVDRNRIKDSLNLIPLFLGGENRERHLNLMHQSSGGPTWAIRDGDWKLILKASRKIPDFKFKPEKLLEDGVMKPIGLYNLRTDLKEQNNLIKNPEYRQRIETMHRRCIELRRSGVPTIGK from the coding sequence ATGATGAAAATATGGATAAGCACGTTTGCATTTTTGTGCGCGACATGGGTCTCCGCCGAAATGCCGAATGTTGTGCTGGTGATGGCCGACGATATCGGTTTGGGTGATCTCAGCTTTTATCAACGTGCGGCCGGCCATAAAAAGCCGACAGTGGAAACCCCGAATATCGATCGGCTCATTTCCGAAGGTATGCGCTTCACCGATGCACACTCCCCGGCATCGCTCTGCGCCCCCACCCGCTTTTCGATGCTGACCGGAAATTATTCCTATCGGAACCACAAACCGTTCGGAGTCTGGAAGCCGGAAGAAAAATCAGGCATCGACGAAGGCGGTTTCACCACCATAGCCCGACTGGCGAAAGCCGGTGGCTACCGGACGGCCTTTTTTGGAAAATGGGGGCTCGGGAGTTCGTGGCTGGGTTATCCGATAGACTGGAAAAAAGAATCCGGCGGAGCGCTGCATTTCGGGTTTGAGTATGCCCTCGAACTCCCGGAGGGGGTGCAGAATATTCCATTTGCTTTTTATGAAAACCAGACCTGGATGAAGCTGGCCGACGATTCTGTAATCATGGAAATCGATGCTGACCAGACCCATTATTCCACATCGAAAAAACATCTCGATCGCGGCGGCATCGCCGATTCCAACTGGGACCCGACGCAGGCGGGACCGATCCTTGCCGCCAAAGCGGTGGAATATATTGCCTCCCAGGCCAAAGACCCCTTCTTCATCTACTATTGCTCTCAGGCCGTGCATATTCCTCATGCGCCTCCCGAAGAAATTGACGGCATCAAAATCAAAGGCACAACTCCGGGCAAACACGGCGATATGATTAAAGAGCTGGATGTACAGGTCGGCATGCTGGTACGGGCTCTGAAAGCTTCCGGCGTTTACAGCAACACGCTGTTTATCTTCACCTCCGACAACGGCGGGCTATCCTGGGATAAAGAGATGAAGGCGGCCGGGCACGATACCTCGAACGGCCTGACCGGGAGTAAGGGCTCTATTATGGAAGGCGGGCACCGCATTCCTTTCATTGCAGTCTGGCCGGGAAAAATCAAAGCGGGATCAGTTTCCGATGAACCGATGGTTTCTCATGACATGGTGGCCACTGTCGCAACACTTGCCGGCCAGCGGGTTGACCGTAATCGGATCAAAGATTCTCTCAATCTCATTCCTCTCTTTCTGGGGGGTGAAAATCGCGAGCGTCACCTGAATCTGATGCATCAGTCCTCCGGCGGGCCTACTTGGGCCATTCGCGATGGAGACTGGAAACTGATTCTTAAAGCATCCCGTAAAATTCCTGATTTTAAGTTTAAGCCCGAAAAGCTGTTGGAAGACGGCGTGATGAAACCCATCGGGCTTTACAACCTGCGCACTGATTTGAAAGAACAGAACAACCTGATCAAAAATCCGGAATACCGGCAACGTATAGAGACGATGCACCGGCGCTGTATTGAACTGCGCCGAAGCGGAGTTCCAACCATTGGAAAATAA
- a CDS encoding IclR family transcriptional regulator, with the protein MADNKYHVPNLERALHIFQLLADHPQGLTQKEMIDALEISKNSVYRITETLIDHGYIARDEPTRRYALTRKMMSLGATAMGDRKIVEASFSEMLDLRDAVNASVYLAVLEGTQGVILEQATGGSPFKFSVDLGSRFNLHSGAPGKALLAFLPDDERDIILSKITLTKFNDRTITTKKGLLAEISDIRKKGYATDLAEEFEGCHCVGTVIRDHAGYPIAMIWATGTSFNLTEASFPMVGKKVVATARRISRKFGYQD; encoded by the coding sequence ATGGCAGATAACAAATATCATGTTCCCAATCTCGAACGTGCACTCCACATTTTTCAGCTGCTGGCCGATCACCCGCAAGGCCTGACCCAGAAAGAAATGATTGATGCGCTCGAAATTTCGAAAAACAGTGTCTACCGGATTACAGAAACTCTGATTGATCACGGCTACATTGCCCGCGATGAACCGACACGCCGGTATGCGCTGACCCGAAAAATGATGTCACTCGGAGCCACCGCAATGGGCGACCGTAAAATTGTTGAAGCTTCATTCAGTGAAATGCTCGATCTGCGCGATGCTGTGAATGCCTCAGTCTATCTCGCGGTTCTCGAAGGCACCCAAGGCGTTATTCTCGAACAGGCCACCGGCGGCAGCCCTTTTAAGTTTTCTGTTGATCTCGGTTCCCGATTCAACCTGCACTCCGGCGCACCCGGAAAAGCGTTGCTCGCATTTCTGCCCGACGATGAACGCGATATTATTCTTTCAAAAATCACCCTCACCAAATTCAACGACCGTACCATTACAACGAAAAAAGGGCTGCTGGCTGAAATTTCCGATATTCGGAAAAAAGGCTACGCAACGGATCTGGCCGAAGAATTCGAAGGCTGCCACTGCGTCGGTACGGTCATCCGCGATCATGCCGGTTATCCGATCGCCATGATCTGGGCCACAGGCACCTCCTTCAATCTCACTGAAGCTTCTTTTCCAATGGTTGGAAAAAAGGTTGTCGCAACCGCACGGCGGATTTCGCGCAAATTCGGATACCAGGATTAA
- a CDS encoding glycoside hydrolase family 2 TIM barrel-domain containing protein — protein MRWISAMLALCAVISAQAGHIRQNFDGDWKFRKGDDPEWKVSAFDDSDWRALHLPHDWSIEGEYSESHPMGDQCGYLPAGIAWYRKTIDVDPAWKGQHVEIVFDGVFMNSTVWANGRKLGTRPYGWISFAYDISDAVQNEDSITFAVRVDNEKQPSARWYTGSGIYAHTWLDVMDKVHVVRDGVFVRTQGETVKLDVEVENTLDRIQPIELDVSIVDPVGNEVAQGSTSLTADPAAVQVSSFTFQVPKPLRWNIDSPRLYQAITKVKVAGTTVDTLQTRFGIRDIEWKPESGMWLNGKNIKLRGICNHQDAGALGAAVPDKILKYRIQQLKDMGVNCFRTAHNPQTPKFYELCDEMGMLVMDEIFDGWERKAYEDYGARFFDDWWERDLTDWIRRDRNHPSIVLYSVGNETHGDVAPELVAKCHELDPTRPVTSGHSNHEDMDIAGFNGHSEKMGWWDEFEAMNKENPRVFIGTENTHTWQVRGFYRTKTWFRDGFPNEKQRPYPCPDLTDEEIFTYDWIPDGDRSSGKQIFNSSYDNAMVRLTARKNIEQLRDIPYYAGSFRWTGHDYIGEAGYVHGGWPFKAFMGGAIDLANFEKDLFYLYQSQWTEKPMIHILPHWTHPNMKEGTRIPVQVYSNCDEVELFFNGESLGMQKPGRKWDEMQCQWMVPWKPGTLRAEGFRKGNKVAQKIIRTADTPARISLSIDGDPLKATGRDLVQVRVTTTDEKGEFYPYGENRTWFSVIGNGRIKALDNGSPVDVEPHFGTDNRRAFYGLTRAYIEAVDDGNMSLLAACILGEKKLKFSNKVSIDTDLLSLRGPLPEIKKEIFYTTDGRQPTPESMPYTGAFEVKPGTTVKALVVIDGNPLLTLEERFADDEGFIWEGGGQQTSTPGVQAETADFNGASVETWGEYYRGKGYLKFGKNDEAYVEWYQENDGGAGPADLAIRYGGRIKNAKGHTVKLIINGVLVNDQLLLPNTRRIGKEWATIKVPVEIGRGANTIRIEPRNAGLLIDEILIR, from the coding sequence ATGCGATGGATCTCAGCAATGCTGGCGTTGTGTGCGGTGATTTCTGCACAGGCCGGCCATATTCGGCAGAATTTTGACGGGGACTGGAAATTCAGAAAGGGCGACGACCCCGAATGGAAGGTTTCCGCTTTTGATGATTCAGACTGGCGAGCGTTACATCTTCCGCATGACTGGAGCATTGAAGGCGAATACAGCGAGAGTCATCCCATGGGTGATCAGTGCGGGTATCTTCCGGCGGGCATTGCCTGGTACCGGAAAACCATTGATGTGGATCCGGCCTGGAAAGGGCAGCACGTGGAAATTGTCTTTGACGGCGTGTTTATGAATTCCACAGTCTGGGCGAATGGCCGAAAGCTCGGAACACGGCCCTACGGCTGGATTTCCTTTGCTTACGATATTTCCGATGCCGTCCAGAACGAAGATTCGATTACTTTTGCCGTACGGGTGGATAATGAAAAACAGCCGTCGGCGCGCTGGTACACCGGAAGCGGGATTTATGCGCACACCTGGCTGGATGTGATGGACAAGGTACATGTCGTGCGCGACGGGGTATTTGTTCGAACACAGGGCGAAACGGTTAAGCTGGATGTCGAAGTCGAGAACACATTGGATCGCATTCAGCCGATAGAGCTGGACGTTTCTATTGTTGATCCTGTCGGCAATGAAGTCGCGCAAGGTTCAACTTCCCTGACGGCTGATCCGGCTGCAGTTCAGGTTTCGAGTTTCACATTTCAAGTTCCGAAGCCGCTTCGGTGGAATATAGATTCGCCCCGTCTCTATCAAGCGATCACGAAAGTTAAGGTTGCGGGAACAACGGTTGACACGCTTCAAACCCGTTTCGGTATTCGTGATATTGAGTGGAAACCGGAAAGCGGCATGTGGCTCAACGGCAAAAACATTAAGTTGCGGGGCATCTGTAATCATCAGGACGCCGGCGCATTGGGTGCCGCGGTTCCGGACAAAATTCTTAAATACCGCATTCAACAGCTCAAGGATATGGGGGTGAATTGTTTCCGAACGGCACACAATCCGCAAACACCGAAGTTTTATGAGCTGTGCGATGAAATGGGCATGCTTGTAATGGATGAAATTTTCGACGGCTGGGAGCGCAAAGCCTATGAAGATTACGGGGCCCGTTTTTTTGACGATTGGTGGGAGCGGGATCTGACCGACTGGATTCGTCGGGATCGCAATCACCCTTCCATTGTCCTGTACTCCGTCGGCAACGAAACCCACGGCGATGTGGCCCCGGAACTGGTTGCCAAATGCCATGAACTGGATCCGACGCGACCGGTGACCTCGGGTCACTCCAACCATGAGGATATGGATATTGCGGGATTCAACGGCCACAGCGAAAAGATGGGGTGGTGGGATGAATTCGAAGCCATGAACAAAGAAAATCCACGGGTTTTCATCGGAACAGAAAACACACATACCTGGCAGGTGCGCGGCTTCTACCGTACAAAAACCTGGTTTCGGGATGGATTTCCAAACGAAAAACAGAGGCCCTATCCGTGTCCAGATCTCACCGATGAGGAAATTTTCACGTATGACTGGATTCCCGACGGCGACCGTTCCAGCGGAAAACAAATTTTCAATTCGAGTTATGACAATGCCATGGTTCGCCTGACAGCGCGGAAGAACATCGAGCAGCTGCGGGACATTCCGTACTATGCCGGCTCTTTCCGCTGGACCGGGCACGATTATATCGGCGAGGCGGGCTATGTGCATGGCGGGTGGCCGTTTAAAGCCTTTATGGGCGGCGCCATTGATCTGGCCAATTTTGAAAAGGATCTTTTTTACCTTTACCAAAGCCAATGGACAGAAAAGCCCATGATACACATTCTGCCGCACTGGACGCATCCGAATATGAAGGAAGGCACACGTATTCCGGTTCAGGTGTATTCCAATTGCGATGAAGTTGAACTGTTTTTCAACGGCGAATCGCTGGGCATGCAGAAGCCGGGCCGAAAATGGGATGAAATGCAGTGTCAGTGGATGGTGCCCTGGAAGCCGGGGACATTGCGGGCTGAAGGATTTCGAAAAGGGAACAAGGTTGCTCAGAAGATCATCCGGACTGCTGACACACCGGCTCGGATCAGCTTGTCGATTGACGGCGATCCATTGAAAGCAACAGGTCGAGATCTGGTTCAGGTCCGTGTGACCACCACAGATGAAAAAGGCGAATTTTATCCGTATGGAGAAAACCGCACCTGGTTCAGCGTAATCGGTAACGGGCGGATCAAAGCACTGGATAACGGAAGTCCGGTTGATGTGGAACCGCATTTCGGAACGGACAATCGCAGGGCATTTTACGGCCTGACCCGGGCTTATATTGAAGCGGTTGATGACGGAAATATGAGCCTGCTGGCCGCCTGTATTCTGGGAGAGAAAAAACTGAAGTTTTCCAATAAGGTGTCCATCGATACGGATCTGCTTTCGCTGCGAGGGCCGCTTCCCGAGATTAAAAAAGAGATTTTCTACACCACCGACGGCCGGCAGCCTACACCGGAGTCAATGCCTTACACCGGCGCGTTTGAGGTTAAACCGGGAACCACGGTGAAAGCTCTGGTTGTAATCGACGGAAATCCGCTTTTGACACTGGAAGAACGCTTTGCAGACGATGAAGGGTTTATCTGGGAAGGGGGAGGCCAGCAAACTTCAACGCCTGGGGTACAGGCGGAAACGGCAGATTTCAACGGTGCATCGGTGGAAACCTGGGGCGAATATTACCGCGGAAAAGGCTATCTTAAGTTCGGCAAAAATGATGAAGCCTATGTGGAATGGTATCAGGAAAATGATGGCGGCGCGGGGCCTGCCGATTTGGCTATTCGCTACGGGGGGCGGATTAAAAATGCAAAAGGTCATACGGTAAAGCTGATCATCAACGGTGTGCTCGTGAATGACCAGCTGTTGTTACCGAATACACGCCGGATCGGCAAAGAATGGGCCACCATTAAAGTGCCCGTTGAAATCGGCCGCGGGGCAAATACCATCCGGATTGAACCCCGCAACGCCGGACTGTTAATCGACGAAATTTTAATTCGATGA
- a CDS encoding 3-keto-disaccharide hydrolase, whose protein sequence is MMKRHYMAALVFGLSLAGSAFSGNWNNLFDNELSNFEIWMGIPHDSVKGLPAGTPTSPDCHKGTPMGLNNDVKNVFSMIEEDGEPVLHVSGEIYGGLTTLDSFENYHLQVWIKWGDKQWEPRLHTLRDSGILYHCHGEHGAFWKVWKSSLECQVQEGDLGDFIPLAGPRAAVRTVAVEGTKRRRYDAASAEYTGGYISAWPETDKPHGEWNLMEIYSLGDTSVHVVNGEVVMVVENAQRADGKPLTQGQIQLQSEAAECFYKGMRIRSINALPKQIENKIRLKGTE, encoded by the coding sequence ATGATGAAAAGACATTACATGGCAGCACTCGTATTCGGCTTATCGCTGGCTGGTTCAGCCTTTTCCGGAAACTGGAATAATCTGTTCGACAATGAGCTGTCGAACTTTGAAATCTGGATGGGAATTCCACACGATTCGGTAAAGGGGCTGCCGGCTGGAACACCGACGTCTCCGGATTGTCATAAGGGCACACCGATGGGACTGAACAATGATGTTAAAAATGTTTTCAGCATGATTGAGGAAGACGGCGAACCGGTGCTGCATGTGAGTGGCGAAATCTACGGCGGCTTGACGACGCTCGACTCTTTTGAAAATTATCATTTGCAGGTCTGGATAAAGTGGGGCGATAAACAGTGGGAACCCCGCCTGCATACGCTGCGCGACAGCGGCATTCTCTACCACTGCCACGGCGAACACGGGGCGTTTTGGAAGGTTTGGAAATCGTCTCTTGAATGCCAGGTTCAGGAAGGTGATCTGGGCGATTTTATTCCGCTGGCCGGCCCGCGGGCAGCAGTCCGTACCGTGGCCGTCGAGGGAACCAAACGCCGGCGCTATGACGCTGCGAGCGCGGAGTATACCGGTGGTTACATCAGCGCCTGGCCGGAAACCGATAAACCGCATGGCGAATGGAACCTTATGGAAATTTACAGCCTCGGCGACACCTCTGTTCATGTGGTTAACGGCGAGGTGGTGATGGTGGTTGAAAATGCGCAGCGTGCTGATGGAAAACCGCTGACCCAAGGGCAGATCCAATTGCAGTCCGAGGCCGCTGAATGTTTTTACAAAGGGATGCGCATTCGTTCCATCAATGCGTTGCCGAAACAGATTGAAAATAAAATCCGCCTGAAAGGAACCGAATGA
- a CDS encoding sulfatase-like hydrolase/transferase, translating into MNRRQFSSLMTAAGFNSMTRTTLAGKTKKPNLLIIHTDEHNFRTLGCYREQLSPDQAFVWGGEYGVDTPNIDSIAHEGAICNNYYCSSPVCTPSRASLITGLYPQATGAPKNGDHIRQDIPTFATILSDAGYATSYVGKWHLDGHSKYTFGIEYKAGFADNTHMMRGGHSPFFQVKNKQVFKGGLGERSVTKLPKDEVVHMTDWFTDKTLEILERDKDKPFAVMLSIPDPHTPDYARPPYHTMYDHMDLQPPKTQDPEYTAAKPGWAKPLNKMDHNEAERFDPKPLRQYFGMVKHIDDSVGRILTFLDKNGLKDNTIIVFTADHGDMFYEHNRRNKGVPYEASAKIPFVIRYPKTIPAGKVINKAYTNCDFTPTTLSIMGIKTDASFHGQDTSTDFLNPEKVVKSDRVTYFAKTGGWWVAAVNNRYKLVLDKNEKPWLFDLEKDPDELENQYTNPEYKEIAKKMQDELFRQMKQYDEPGLKSKRPYVLEG; encoded by the coding sequence ATGAACAGAAGACAATTTTCATCCCTTATGACTGCGGCAGGATTCAACAGCATGACGCGTACAACGCTGGCCGGAAAAACAAAAAAACCGAACCTCCTTATCATTCATACCGATGAGCACAACTTCCGCACACTCGGCTGCTACCGTGAGCAGCTTTCGCCGGACCAGGCCTTTGTCTGGGGCGGAGAGTACGGCGTAGACACGCCGAACATTGATTCCATCGCCCACGAAGGCGCCATCTGTAATAATTATTACTGCTCCTCCCCGGTATGTACCCCGTCGCGTGCATCGCTGATTACCGGCCTTTATCCGCAAGCTACCGGCGCTCCGAAAAACGGCGATCATATCCGGCAGGATATTCCCACTTTTGCAACCATCCTCAGCGATGCCGGCTATGCCACATCGTATGTCGGAAAATGGCATCTGGATGGGCACAGCAAATACACTTTCGGGATTGAATATAAAGCAGGATTTGCAGACAACACCCATATGATGCGCGGCGGCCATTCCCCTTTCTTCCAGGTGAAAAACAAACAGGTTTTCAAAGGCGGCCTGGGAGAACGGTCCGTGACGAAGCTGCCGAAAGATGAAGTCGTTCATATGACCGACTGGTTCACCGACAAAACCCTTGAAATTCTTGAACGGGATAAAGATAAACCGTTTGCAGTGATGCTCTCAATTCCAGATCCGCACACCCCGGACTATGCGCGGCCGCCCTACCATACGATGTATGACCACATGGATCTGCAGCCGCCGAAAACACAGGATCCGGAATATACGGCCGCCAAACCGGGATGGGCCAAACCGCTGAATAAGATGGATCATAACGAGGCAGAAAGATTCGATCCGAAACCGTTGCGGCAGTATTTCGGTATGGTGAAACATATTGATGACTCGGTCGGACGTATTCTGACCTTCCTCGATAAAAACGGCCTGAAGGATAATACGATTATTGTGTTTACTGCCGACCACGGCGATATGTTCTACGAACACAACCGGCGCAACAAAGGGGTCCCCTACGAAGCTTCGGCAAAGATCCCCTTTGTGATCCGTTATCCGAAAACGATTCCGGCCGGAAAAGTGATTAATAAGGCATATACCAACTGCGATTTCACGCCGACCACACTGTCGATCATGGGCATTAAAACCGATGCATCGTTCCATGGGCAGGATACTTCGACCGATTTCCTGAATCCGGAAAAGGTGGTGAAGAGCGACCGTGTTACCTACTTCGCCAAAACCGGCGGATGGTGGGTGGCGGCTGTGAACAATCGTTACAAACTGGTGCTCGATAAAAATGAAAAACCCTGGCTGTTCGATCTCGAAAAAGATCCGGATGAACTGGAGAACCAGTACACCAATCCGGAATATAAAGAGATCGCCAAAAAAATGCAGGACGAACTTTTCCGCCAGATGAAGCAGTACGATGAACCCGGCCTGAAAAGTAAGCGGCCGTATGTACTGGAAGGGTAA
- a CDS encoding glycoside hydrolase family protein — MKNMFCILALGVSGLTAQGKSLVDYFLPMEPRGPMIAEGIWGDPNVLPRDIKNGLEDSSLKNWCYWDGRIVKDDAGRFHLYASRWHHSFPHSTGWKENSKGIHAVSDHIMGPYTDKGLVYPQWQNGKGHNVIGLRMQDGRYAVVTSEITQGEVFVSDSPDGPFELLGKIKWEANGFNPGLAAYQGGKGHMSNVKVLLRPDGRYMIVPRSTCVMISDDGILGPYKIMSDRVYKNYPELPQEKNEDPTVWYSGGMYHIVYNHWPSKTSHHFSSVDGISNWKYRGIAFKKEESKIFKYTDGTVNDWQFVERPTAYVDEQSGHVTHFIFSVIDVKKGQDRANDNHASKIVVVPFDGETFDRDMLQIVENEKKEASP; from the coding sequence ATGAAAAATATGTTTTGCATACTTGCTCTGGGGGTCTCCGGCTTAACCGCTCAGGGAAAATCTCTGGTGGATTATTTTCTGCCGATGGAACCCCGGGGGCCTATGATTGCAGAAGGAATATGGGGCGATCCCAATGTGCTTCCGCGTGACATCAAAAATGGACTCGAAGATTCATCGTTGAAAAACTGGTGCTATTGGGACGGTCGGATTGTTAAGGATGATGCGGGGCGGTTTCACCTGTATGCCAGCCGCTGGCATCATTCATTTCCGCACAGCACAGGGTGGAAAGAAAATTCCAAAGGCATACATGCGGTCAGTGACCACATTATGGGACCGTATACCGATAAGGGGCTGGTTTATCCCCAATGGCAGAACGGCAAAGGGCACAATGTGATCGGTCTGCGCATGCAGGACGGACGTTATGCGGTCGTGACCAGTGAAATTACACAGGGTGAAGTTTTTGTTTCGGACTCGCCTGACGGTCCGTTTGAACTGCTCGGGAAAATTAAATGGGAGGCTAACGGATTTAATCCGGGGCTCGCTGCATATCAGGGCGGTAAAGGGCATATGTCAAATGTCAAAGTGCTGCTTCGTCCGGACGGGCGCTATATGATTGTTCCGCGCTCCACCTGTGTAATGATCAGCGATGACGGCATTCTCGGTCCTTATAAAATTATGAGCGACCGCGTATATAAAAACTACCCGGAACTTCCGCAGGAAAAAAATGAGGATCCCACGGTCTGGTACAGCGGCGGGATGTATCACATCGTCTACAACCACTGGCCCAGCAAAACCTCGCACCACTTCAGTTCAGTGGATGGCATAAGCAATTGGAAGTACCGTGGTATTGCCTTTAAAAAAGAAGAATCAAAGATCTTCAAATACACCGATGGCACCGTGAACGACTGGCAGTTTGTCGAACGGCCGACGGCATATGTTGATGAGCAGAGCGGGCATGTGACCCACTTTATTTTCTCCGTAATCGATGTGAAAAAAGGACAGGACCGAGCCAACGACAACCATGCCAGCAAAATTGTCGTGGTGCCTTTCGATGGAGAAACCTTTGACCGGGATATGCTGCAAATTGTGGAAAACGAAAAGAAAGAAGCCAGCCCATGA
- a CDS encoding sulfatase: MKRNIILGSLLLPASIFAAEPPNILLIMVDDLNTSIGCFDGPAFTPNMDRLAETGIKFTNAYSACPSCNPSRVSMLVGQRPENNGVFNNSQHFRATAPARNLTTLPQLLKSNGYNTIAAGKVFHHRRGSRDLPDPQSDPDSWTYQPGISSGKFFGHDFKNRFHQPDGLPKWVLNTRVKVDPKDRKLLKSTWVWGPLEEDIEPTDTLDWNTAEWGAAWLNKKTDEPNVQGAPSPDEKPWLLACGIFRPHIPLICPQEFFDLYETDEHRHRLVMPDIPPDDIADLPKAAGAGKDWFAKYVKDWPQEWAYLRQSYYACTTYADAAVGILLDGLQKSGYADNTLVILMGDHGYHLGEKDRLGKAKVWRGASSMPMIIRMPGGVTGTADAAVSMLDIYPTLVELLGLKAPHKLDGTSLLPLLENPAEKRSEPAVITSTSGTQIGVVHDHWHYISYSDGSEELYDHRADPGEITNLMHPSNYKEKYRAVADRLKKYVPANRKG; this comes from the coding sequence ATGAAGCGAAACATAATCCTTGGCAGTCTCCTCCTTCCCGCCAGTATTTTTGCTGCGGAACCCCCGAACATTCTGCTGATCATGGTTGATGATCTGAACACCTCGATCGGCTGTTTTGACGGTCCCGCTTTTACCCCGAACATGGATCGGCTTGCCGAAACCGGAATAAAGTTTACCAACGCTTATTCCGCCTGCCCGTCATGCAATCCATCACGGGTTTCGATGCTCGTCGGACAGCGTCCGGAAAACAACGGGGTGTTTAACAACAGCCAGCATTTCCGGGCAACGGCACCGGCCAGAAATCTGACCACGCTTCCGCAGCTGCTGAAGTCCAACGGTTATAACACCATTGCCGCTGGCAAAGTCTTTCACCATCGCCGCGGTTCCCGTGATCTTCCGGACCCGCAGTCGGATCCCGACTCCTGGACGTATCAGCCGGGGATTTCAAGCGGGAAATTTTTCGGACACGATTTCAAAAACCGGTTTCATCAGCCGGACGGATTGCCGAAATGGGTGCTGAACACCCGCGTAAAAGTAGATCCAAAAGACCGCAAACTATTGAAATCAACCTGGGTCTGGGGACCGCTGGAAGAGGATATCGAACCGACTGATACGCTCGATTGGAATACGGCGGAATGGGGTGCGGCCTGGCTGAATAAAAAAACGGATGAGCCGAATGTACAGGGGGCGCCGTCGCCGGATGAAAAACCCTGGTTGCTCGCCTGCGGAATTTTCCGCCCCCATATTCCGTTGATCTGTCCGCAGGAATTTTTTGATCTCTACGAAACCGATGAGCACCGGCACCGGTTGGTGATGCCCGATATTCCGCCGGATGACATTGCCGATCTGCCGAAAGCTGCCGGAGCCGGAAAGGACTGGTTTGCAAAATATGTGAAAGACTGGCCGCAGGAATGGGCCTATCTGCGCCAGTCCTACTATGCGTGTACAACCTATGCCGATGCCGCGGTGGGGATTCTGCTCGACGGGCTTCAAAAGAGCGGGTACGCCGACAATACCCTTGTGATTCTTATGGGCGATCATGGGTATCACCTCGGCGAAAAGGACCGTCTGGGCAAAGCAAAAGTCTGGCGGGGCGCTTCCAGCATGCCCATGATTATCCGCATGCCGGGCGGAGTGACCGGAACCGCAGATGCCGCTGTTTCCATGCTTGATATCTACCCCACCCTCGTTGAACTGCTCGGGTTAAAAGCTCCGCACAAACTGGATGGAACCAGCCTGCTCCCGCTTCTTGAAAATCCGGCGGAAAAACGTTCTGAACCGGCCGTGATCACCAGCACCAGCGGAACGCAAATCGGTGTCGTGCACGATCACTGGCATTACATCAGCTACAGCGACGGATCGGAAGAGCTGTATGATCACCGCGCGGATCCCGGAGAGATTACCAATCTGATGCATCCATCCAATTACAAAGAAAAATACCGGGCTGTTGCAGACCGGTTGAAAAAATATGTACCGGCAAACCGTAAAGGCTAG